The following proteins come from a genomic window of Gadus morhua chromosome 11, gadMor3.0, whole genome shotgun sequence:
- the cspg5a gene encoding chondroitin sulfate proteoglycan 5 isoform X15, translating to MHEKDARCSRGCWPTALLLSCVLALLLVPLPVLGDTVAANITEAAGLVNRSSLLNEGAGPEQVDEVLTGAVTGAGLVAAEAAAGRAGRVIRAGEKDEQGSGMFGETAVLPAVEEVGVAAPPQLSPDSAETELLLPSNPRREEAAPPTSEKEEEEEEVGGEEEREAESTNPPWLVAKDTSVFDLDPRLLTTTPPPPGAVNPSHPDILHVDFFDQAARGRSDLAPPSPSSLAHELQGGDPTSWAMPDSYDYLTPYDEGVSPTADEYTYSTTTETYDSAEDPRLAPGRPGPRAPEDKAPLPGGGAAAESPDTPRVPVYAVDGSDGLGGCRVGYQMLNGSCRSPCDSLTNYCFNGGQCYLIEGQGALCRCNVQDYIWHKGSRCDAVVTEFQVMCLGVGASALVLLLLFMIVVCFAKKLHVLKTENNKLRKRSR from the exons GCGATACAGTTGCAGCCAACATCACCGAAGCGGCTGGGCTCGTTAATCGCAGCTCCCTGCTTaacgagggggcggggccggagcAGGTTGACGAGGTGCTGACCGGAGCGGTGACCGGAGCCGGCCTggtggcggcggaggcggcggcgggcagGGCCGGGCGCGTCATTCGTGCCGGGGAGAAAGACGAGCAGGGCAGCGGCATGTTCGGAGAGACCGCCGTGCTGCCCGccgtggaggaggtgggcgtggccgcTCCTCCCCAGCTCAGCCCCGACTCAGCGGAGACGGAGCTCTTGTTGCCTAGCAACCCCCGACGCGAGGAAGCGGCGCCGCCGACGagcgagaaggaggaggaggaggaggaggtgggaggcgaAGAGGAGCGAGAGGCGGAGTCCACCAACCCGCCGTGGCTGGTCGCCAAGGACACCTCCGTGTTCGACCTGGACCCCCGCCTCCTCACCACcacgcccccgcccccgggcgCCGTCAACCCCTCCCACCCGGACATCCTCCACGTGGACTTCTTCGACCAGGCGGCGCGCGGCCGCAGCGacctggccccgccctccccctcctccctggcccACGAGCTGCAGGGCGGGGACCCCACCTCCTGGGCCATGCCCGACAGCTACGACTACCTCACCCCCTACGACGAGGGGGTCTCGCCCACCGCCGACGAGTACACCTACAGCACCACCACCGAGACCTACGACAGCGCCGAGGACCCCAGGCTGGCCCCGGGCCGCccagggccccgggcccccgagGACAAGGCCCCCCTGCCAGGAGGGGGCGCCGCGGCCGAGAGCCCGGACACCCCGAGGGTGCCGGTGTACGCAGTGGACGGGTCTGATGGGCTGGGGGGCTGCCGCGTGGGCTACCAGATGCTGAACGGGAGCTGCCGCTCGCCCTGTGATTCGCTGACCAACTACTGCTTCAACGGAGGGCAGTGCTACCTGATAGAGGGACAGGGGGCGCTCTGCAG GTGTAACGTCCAGGACTACATCTGGCACAAGGGGTCCCGGTGCGACGCCGTTGTGACAGAGTTCCAGGTGATGTGTCTGGGGGTGGGGGCCTCTGCCCTCGTGCTCCTGCTGCTCTTCATGATCGTCGTCTGCTTCGCCAAGAAGCTCCACGTCCTCAAAACCGAGAACAATAAGCTGCGCAAACGCAG CA gATGA
- the cspg5a gene encoding chondroitin sulfate proteoglycan 5 isoform X9 gives MHEKDARCSRGCWPTALLLSCVLALLLVPLPVLGDTVAANITEAAGLVNRSSLLNEGAGPEQVDEVLTGAVTGAGLVAAEAAAGRAGRVIRAGEKDEQGSGMFGETAVLPAVEEVGVAAPPQLSPDSAETELLLPSNPRREEAAPPTSEKEEEEEEVGGEEEREAESTNPPWLVAKDTSVFDLDPRLLTTTPPPPGAVNPSHPDILHVDFFDQAARGRSDLAPPSPSSLAHELQGGDPTSWAMPDSYDYLTPYDEGVSPTADEYTYSTTTETYDSAEDPRLAPGRPGPRAPEDKAPLPGGGAAAESPDTPRVPVYAVDGSDGLGGCRVGYQMLNGSCRSPCDSLTNYCFNGGQCYLIEGQGALCRCNVQDYIWHKGSRCDAVVTEFQVMCLGVGASALVLLLLFMIVVCFAKKLHVLKTENNKLRKRSSKYRPSSEQHNDNFSLSTIAEGSHPNKTMSRYTWECKTKEESDCQFHADGRTEGPYPVTMEVTYPHVLPEVTI, from the exons GCGATACAGTTGCAGCCAACATCACCGAAGCGGCTGGGCTCGTTAATCGCAGCTCCCTGCTTaacgagggggcggggccggagcAGGTTGACGAGGTGCTGACCGGAGCGGTGACCGGAGCCGGCCTggtggcggcggaggcggcggcgggcagGGCCGGGCGCGTCATTCGTGCCGGGGAGAAAGACGAGCAGGGCAGCGGCATGTTCGGAGAGACCGCCGTGCTGCCCGccgtggaggaggtgggcgtggccgcTCCTCCCCAGCTCAGCCCCGACTCAGCGGAGACGGAGCTCTTGTTGCCTAGCAACCCCCGACGCGAGGAAGCGGCGCCGCCGACGagcgagaaggaggaggaggaggaggaggtgggaggcgaAGAGGAGCGAGAGGCGGAGTCCACCAACCCGCCGTGGCTGGTCGCCAAGGACACCTCCGTGTTCGACCTGGACCCCCGCCTCCTCACCACcacgcccccgcccccgggcgCCGTCAACCCCTCCCACCCGGACATCCTCCACGTGGACTTCTTCGACCAGGCGGCGCGCGGCCGCAGCGacctggccccgccctccccctcctccctggcccACGAGCTGCAGGGCGGGGACCCCACCTCCTGGGCCATGCCCGACAGCTACGACTACCTCACCCCCTACGACGAGGGGGTCTCGCCCACCGCCGACGAGTACACCTACAGCACCACCACCGAGACCTACGACAGCGCCGAGGACCCCAGGCTGGCCCCGGGCCGCccagggccccgggcccccgagGACAAGGCCCCCCTGCCAGGAGGGGGCGCCGCGGCCGAGAGCCCGGACACCCCGAGGGTGCCGGTGTACGCAGTGGACGGGTCTGATGGGCTGGGGGGCTGCCGCGTGGGCTACCAGATGCTGAACGGGAGCTGCCGCTCGCCCTGTGATTCGCTGACCAACTACTGCTTCAACGGAGGGCAGTGCTACCTGATAGAGGGACAGGGGGCGCTCTGCAG GTGTAACGTCCAGGACTACATCTGGCACAAGGGGTCCCGGTGCGACGCCGTTGTGACAGAGTTCCAGGTGATGTGTCTGGGGGTGGGGGCCTCTGCCCTCGTGCTCCTGCTGCTCTTCATGATCGTCGTCTGCTTCGCCAAGAAGCTCCACGTCCTCAAAACCGAGAACAATAAGCTGCGCAAACGCAG CAGTAAGTACCGGCCCTCCTCGGAGCAGCACAATGATAATTTCTCCCTGTCCACCATCGCTGAGGGCTCCCACCCAAAT aaaACCATGAGCAGATACACCTGGGAGTGTAAGACCAAAGAGGAGTCCGACTGCCAG TTTCATGCTGACGGGAGGACAGAAGGGCCCTACCCCGTAACCATGGAAGTGACGTACCCACACGTCCTGCCTGAAGTTACTATCTAG
- the cspg5a gene encoding chondroitin sulfate proteoglycan 5 isoform X4 translates to MHEKDARCSRGCWPTALLLSCVLALLLVPLPVLGDTVAANITEAAGLVNRSSLLNEGAGPEQVDEVLTGAVTGAGLVAAEAAAGRAGRVIRAGEKDEQGSGMFGETAVLPAVEEVGVAAPPQLSPDSAETELLLPSNPRREEAAPPTSEKEEEEEEVGGEEEREAESTNPPWLVAKDTSVFDLDPRLLTTTPPPPGAVNPSHPDILHVDFFDQAARGRSDLAPPSPSSLAHELQGGDPTSWAMPDSYDYLTPYDEGVSPTADEYTYSTTTETYDSAEDPRLAPGRPGPRAPEDKAPLPGGGAAAESPDTPRVPVYAVDGSDGLGGCRVGYQMLNGSCRSPCDSLTNYCFNGGQCYLIEGQGALCRCNVQDYIWHKGSRCDAVVTEFQVMCLGVGASALVLLLLFMIVVCFAKKLHVLKTENNKLRKRSKYRPSSEQHNDNFSLSTIAEGSHPNKTMSRYTWECKTKEESDCQAPSLPPKQPVNPKTNLTPQRTRNQTTKQTVFQFHADGRTEGPYPVTMEVTYPHVLPEVTI, encoded by the exons GCGATACAGTTGCAGCCAACATCACCGAAGCGGCTGGGCTCGTTAATCGCAGCTCCCTGCTTaacgagggggcggggccggagcAGGTTGACGAGGTGCTGACCGGAGCGGTGACCGGAGCCGGCCTggtggcggcggaggcggcggcgggcagGGCCGGGCGCGTCATTCGTGCCGGGGAGAAAGACGAGCAGGGCAGCGGCATGTTCGGAGAGACCGCCGTGCTGCCCGccgtggaggaggtgggcgtggccgcTCCTCCCCAGCTCAGCCCCGACTCAGCGGAGACGGAGCTCTTGTTGCCTAGCAACCCCCGACGCGAGGAAGCGGCGCCGCCGACGagcgagaaggaggaggaggaggaggaggtgggaggcgaAGAGGAGCGAGAGGCGGAGTCCACCAACCCGCCGTGGCTGGTCGCCAAGGACACCTCCGTGTTCGACCTGGACCCCCGCCTCCTCACCACcacgcccccgcccccgggcgCCGTCAACCCCTCCCACCCGGACATCCTCCACGTGGACTTCTTCGACCAGGCGGCGCGCGGCCGCAGCGacctggccccgccctccccctcctccctggcccACGAGCTGCAGGGCGGGGACCCCACCTCCTGGGCCATGCCCGACAGCTACGACTACCTCACCCCCTACGACGAGGGGGTCTCGCCCACCGCCGACGAGTACACCTACAGCACCACCACCGAGACCTACGACAGCGCCGAGGACCCCAGGCTGGCCCCGGGCCGCccagggccccgggcccccgagGACAAGGCCCCCCTGCCAGGAGGGGGCGCCGCGGCCGAGAGCCCGGACACCCCGAGGGTGCCGGTGTACGCAGTGGACGGGTCTGATGGGCTGGGGGGCTGCCGCGTGGGCTACCAGATGCTGAACGGGAGCTGCCGCTCGCCCTGTGATTCGCTGACCAACTACTGCTTCAACGGAGGGCAGTGCTACCTGATAGAGGGACAGGGGGCGCTCTGCAG GTGTAACGTCCAGGACTACATCTGGCACAAGGGGTCCCGGTGCGACGCCGTTGTGACAGAGTTCCAGGTGATGTGTCTGGGGGTGGGGGCCTCTGCCCTCGTGCTCCTGCTGCTCTTCATGATCGTCGTCTGCTTCGCCAAGAAGCTCCACGTCCTCAAAACCGAGAACAATAAGCTGCGCAAACGCAG TAAGTACCGGCCCTCCTCGGAGCAGCACAATGATAATTTCTCCCTGTCCACCATCGCTGAGGGCTCCCACCCAAAT aaaACCATGAGCAGATACACCTGGGAGTGTAAGACCAAAGAGGAGTCCGACTGCCAG GCACCTAGTCTCCCCCCTAAACAGCCTGTGAACCCCAAAACCAACCTCACCCCCCAACGCACACGCaaccaaacaaccaaacaaaccgTTTTTCAGTTTCATGCTGACGGGAGGACAGAAGGGCCCTACCCCGTAACCATGGAAGTGACGTACCCACACGTCCTGCCTGAAGTTACTATCTAG
- the cspg5a gene encoding chondroitin sulfate proteoglycan 5 isoform X10 codes for MHEKDARCSRGCWPTALLLSCVLALLLVPLPVLGDTVAANITEAAGLVNRSSLLNEGAGPEQVDEVLTGAVTGAGLVAAEAAAGRAGRVIRAGEKDEQGSGMFGETAVLPAVEEVGVAAPPQLSPDSAETELLLPSNPRREEAAPPTSEKEEEEEEVGGEEEREAESTNPPWLVAKDTSVFDLDPRLLTTTPPPPGAVNPSHPDILHVDFFDQAARGRSDLAPPSPSSLAHELQGGDPTSWAMPDSYDYLTPYDEGVSPTADEYTYSTTTETYDSAEDPRLAPGRPGPRAPEDKAPLPGGGAAAESPDTPRVPVYAVDGSDGLGGCRVGYQMLNGSCRSPCDSLTNYCFNGGQCYLIEGQGALCRCNVQDYIWHKGSRCDAVVTEFQVMCLGVGASALVLLLLFMIVVCFAKKLHVLKTENNKLRKRSKYRPSSEQHNDNFSLSTIAEGSHPNKTMSRYTWECKTKEESDCQFHADGRTEGPYPVTMEVTYPHVLPEVTI; via the exons GCGATACAGTTGCAGCCAACATCACCGAAGCGGCTGGGCTCGTTAATCGCAGCTCCCTGCTTaacgagggggcggggccggagcAGGTTGACGAGGTGCTGACCGGAGCGGTGACCGGAGCCGGCCTggtggcggcggaggcggcggcgggcagGGCCGGGCGCGTCATTCGTGCCGGGGAGAAAGACGAGCAGGGCAGCGGCATGTTCGGAGAGACCGCCGTGCTGCCCGccgtggaggaggtgggcgtggccgcTCCTCCCCAGCTCAGCCCCGACTCAGCGGAGACGGAGCTCTTGTTGCCTAGCAACCCCCGACGCGAGGAAGCGGCGCCGCCGACGagcgagaaggaggaggaggaggaggaggtgggaggcgaAGAGGAGCGAGAGGCGGAGTCCACCAACCCGCCGTGGCTGGTCGCCAAGGACACCTCCGTGTTCGACCTGGACCCCCGCCTCCTCACCACcacgcccccgcccccgggcgCCGTCAACCCCTCCCACCCGGACATCCTCCACGTGGACTTCTTCGACCAGGCGGCGCGCGGCCGCAGCGacctggccccgccctccccctcctccctggcccACGAGCTGCAGGGCGGGGACCCCACCTCCTGGGCCATGCCCGACAGCTACGACTACCTCACCCCCTACGACGAGGGGGTCTCGCCCACCGCCGACGAGTACACCTACAGCACCACCACCGAGACCTACGACAGCGCCGAGGACCCCAGGCTGGCCCCGGGCCGCccagggccccgggcccccgagGACAAGGCCCCCCTGCCAGGAGGGGGCGCCGCGGCCGAGAGCCCGGACACCCCGAGGGTGCCGGTGTACGCAGTGGACGGGTCTGATGGGCTGGGGGGCTGCCGCGTGGGCTACCAGATGCTGAACGGGAGCTGCCGCTCGCCCTGTGATTCGCTGACCAACTACTGCTTCAACGGAGGGCAGTGCTACCTGATAGAGGGACAGGGGGCGCTCTGCAG GTGTAACGTCCAGGACTACATCTGGCACAAGGGGTCCCGGTGCGACGCCGTTGTGACAGAGTTCCAGGTGATGTGTCTGGGGGTGGGGGCCTCTGCCCTCGTGCTCCTGCTGCTCTTCATGATCGTCGTCTGCTTCGCCAAGAAGCTCCACGTCCTCAAAACCGAGAACAATAAGCTGCGCAAACGCAG TAAGTACCGGCCCTCCTCGGAGCAGCACAATGATAATTTCTCCCTGTCCACCATCGCTGAGGGCTCCCACCCAAAT aaaACCATGAGCAGATACACCTGGGAGTGTAAGACCAAAGAGGAGTCCGACTGCCAG TTTCATGCTGACGGGAGGACAGAAGGGCCCTACCCCGTAACCATGGAAGTGACGTACCCACACGTCCTGCCTGAAGTTACTATCTAG
- the cspg5a gene encoding chondroitin sulfate proteoglycan 5 isoform X3, with translation MHEKDARCSRGCWPTALLLSCVLALLLVPLPVLGDTVAANITEAAGLVNRSSLLNEGAGPEQVDEVLTGAVTGAGLVAAEAAAGRAGRVIRAGEKDEQGSGMFGETAVLPAVEEVGVAAPPQLSPDSAETELLLPSNPRREEAAPPTSEKEEEEEEVGGEEEREAESTNPPWLVAKDTSVFDLDPRLLTTTPPPPGAVNPSHPDILHVDFFDQAARGRSDLAPPSPSSLAHELQGGDPTSWAMPDSYDYLTPYDEGVSPTADEYTYSTTTETYDSAEDPRLAPGRPGPRAPEDKAPLPGGGAAAESPDTPRVPVYAVDGSDGLGGCRVGYQMLNGSCRSPCDSLTNYCFNGGQCYLIEGQGALCRCNVQDYIWHKGSRCDAVVTEFQVMCLGVGASALVLLLLFMIVVCFAKKLHVLKTENNKLRKRSSKYRPSSEQHNDNFSLSTIAEGSHPNKTMSRYTWECKTKEESDCQAPSLPPKQPVNPKTNLTPQRTRNQTTKQTVFQFHADGRTEGPYPVTMEVTYPHVLPEVTI, from the exons GCGATACAGTTGCAGCCAACATCACCGAAGCGGCTGGGCTCGTTAATCGCAGCTCCCTGCTTaacgagggggcggggccggagcAGGTTGACGAGGTGCTGACCGGAGCGGTGACCGGAGCCGGCCTggtggcggcggaggcggcggcgggcagGGCCGGGCGCGTCATTCGTGCCGGGGAGAAAGACGAGCAGGGCAGCGGCATGTTCGGAGAGACCGCCGTGCTGCCCGccgtggaggaggtgggcgtggccgcTCCTCCCCAGCTCAGCCCCGACTCAGCGGAGACGGAGCTCTTGTTGCCTAGCAACCCCCGACGCGAGGAAGCGGCGCCGCCGACGagcgagaaggaggaggaggaggaggaggtgggaggcgaAGAGGAGCGAGAGGCGGAGTCCACCAACCCGCCGTGGCTGGTCGCCAAGGACACCTCCGTGTTCGACCTGGACCCCCGCCTCCTCACCACcacgcccccgcccccgggcgCCGTCAACCCCTCCCACCCGGACATCCTCCACGTGGACTTCTTCGACCAGGCGGCGCGCGGCCGCAGCGacctggccccgccctccccctcctccctggcccACGAGCTGCAGGGCGGGGACCCCACCTCCTGGGCCATGCCCGACAGCTACGACTACCTCACCCCCTACGACGAGGGGGTCTCGCCCACCGCCGACGAGTACACCTACAGCACCACCACCGAGACCTACGACAGCGCCGAGGACCCCAGGCTGGCCCCGGGCCGCccagggccccgggcccccgagGACAAGGCCCCCCTGCCAGGAGGGGGCGCCGCGGCCGAGAGCCCGGACACCCCGAGGGTGCCGGTGTACGCAGTGGACGGGTCTGATGGGCTGGGGGGCTGCCGCGTGGGCTACCAGATGCTGAACGGGAGCTGCCGCTCGCCCTGTGATTCGCTGACCAACTACTGCTTCAACGGAGGGCAGTGCTACCTGATAGAGGGACAGGGGGCGCTCTGCAG GTGTAACGTCCAGGACTACATCTGGCACAAGGGGTCCCGGTGCGACGCCGTTGTGACAGAGTTCCAGGTGATGTGTCTGGGGGTGGGGGCCTCTGCCCTCGTGCTCCTGCTGCTCTTCATGATCGTCGTCTGCTTCGCCAAGAAGCTCCACGTCCTCAAAACCGAGAACAATAAGCTGCGCAAACGCAG CAGTAAGTACCGGCCCTCCTCGGAGCAGCACAATGATAATTTCTCCCTGTCCACCATCGCTGAGGGCTCCCACCCAAAT aaaACCATGAGCAGATACACCTGGGAGTGTAAGACCAAAGAGGAGTCCGACTGCCAG GCACCTAGTCTCCCCCCTAAACAGCCTGTGAACCCCAAAACCAACCTCACCCCCCAACGCACACGCaaccaaacaaccaaacaaaccgTTTTTCAGTTTCATGCTGACGGGAGGACAGAAGGGCCCTACCCCGTAACCATGGAAGTGACGTACCCACACGTCCTGCCTGAAGTTACTATCTAG
- the cspg5a gene encoding chondroitin sulfate proteoglycan 5 isoform X12, with protein sequence MHEKDARCSRGCWPTALLLSCVLALLLVPLPVLGDTVAANITEAAGLVNRSSLLNEGAGPEQVDEVLTGAVTGAGLVAAEAAAGRAGRVIRAGEKDEQGSGMFGETAVLPAVEEVGVAAPPQLSPDSAETELLLPSNPRREEAAPPTSEKEEEEEEVGGEEEREAESTNPPWLVAKDTSVFDLDPRLLTTTPPPPGAVNPSHPDILHVDFFDQAARGRSDLAPPSPSSLAHELQGGDPTSWAMPDSYDYLTPYDEGVSPTADEYTYSTTTETYDSAEDPRLAPGRPGPRAPEDKAPLPGGGAAAESPDTPRVPVYAVDGSDGLGGCRVGYQMLNGSCRSPCDSLTNYCFNGGQCYLIEGQGALCRCNVQDYIWHKGSRCDAVVTEFQVMCLGVGASALVLLLLFMIVVCFAKKLHVLKTENNKLRKRSKYRPSSEQHNDNFSLSTIAEGSHPNFHADGRTEGPYPVTMEVTYPHVLPEVTI encoded by the exons GCGATACAGTTGCAGCCAACATCACCGAAGCGGCTGGGCTCGTTAATCGCAGCTCCCTGCTTaacgagggggcggggccggagcAGGTTGACGAGGTGCTGACCGGAGCGGTGACCGGAGCCGGCCTggtggcggcggaggcggcggcgggcagGGCCGGGCGCGTCATTCGTGCCGGGGAGAAAGACGAGCAGGGCAGCGGCATGTTCGGAGAGACCGCCGTGCTGCCCGccgtggaggaggtgggcgtggccgcTCCTCCCCAGCTCAGCCCCGACTCAGCGGAGACGGAGCTCTTGTTGCCTAGCAACCCCCGACGCGAGGAAGCGGCGCCGCCGACGagcgagaaggaggaggaggaggaggaggtgggaggcgaAGAGGAGCGAGAGGCGGAGTCCACCAACCCGCCGTGGCTGGTCGCCAAGGACACCTCCGTGTTCGACCTGGACCCCCGCCTCCTCACCACcacgcccccgcccccgggcgCCGTCAACCCCTCCCACCCGGACATCCTCCACGTGGACTTCTTCGACCAGGCGGCGCGCGGCCGCAGCGacctggccccgccctccccctcctccctggcccACGAGCTGCAGGGCGGGGACCCCACCTCCTGGGCCATGCCCGACAGCTACGACTACCTCACCCCCTACGACGAGGGGGTCTCGCCCACCGCCGACGAGTACACCTACAGCACCACCACCGAGACCTACGACAGCGCCGAGGACCCCAGGCTGGCCCCGGGCCGCccagggccccgggcccccgagGACAAGGCCCCCCTGCCAGGAGGGGGCGCCGCGGCCGAGAGCCCGGACACCCCGAGGGTGCCGGTGTACGCAGTGGACGGGTCTGATGGGCTGGGGGGCTGCCGCGTGGGCTACCAGATGCTGAACGGGAGCTGCCGCTCGCCCTGTGATTCGCTGACCAACTACTGCTTCAACGGAGGGCAGTGCTACCTGATAGAGGGACAGGGGGCGCTCTGCAG GTGTAACGTCCAGGACTACATCTGGCACAAGGGGTCCCGGTGCGACGCCGTTGTGACAGAGTTCCAGGTGATGTGTCTGGGGGTGGGGGCCTCTGCCCTCGTGCTCCTGCTGCTCTTCATGATCGTCGTCTGCTTCGCCAAGAAGCTCCACGTCCTCAAAACCGAGAACAATAAGCTGCGCAAACGCAG TAAGTACCGGCCCTCCTCGGAGCAGCACAATGATAATTTCTCCCTGTCCACCATCGCTGAGGGCTCCCACCCAAAT TTTCATGCTGACGGGAGGACAGAAGGGCCCTACCCCGTAACCATGGAAGTGACGTACCCACACGTCCTGCCTGAAGTTACTATCTAG
- the cspg5a gene encoding chondroitin sulfate proteoglycan 5 isoform X11 — protein sequence MHEKDARCSRGCWPTALLLSCVLALLLVPLPVLGDTVAANITEAAGLVNRSSLLNEGAGPEQVDEVLTGAVTGAGLVAAEAAAGRAGRVIRAGEKDEQGSGMFGETAVLPAVEEVGVAAPPQLSPDSAETELLLPSNPRREEAAPPTSEKEEEEEEVGGEEEREAESTNPPWLVAKDTSVFDLDPRLLTTTPPPPGAVNPSHPDILHVDFFDQAARGRSDLAPPSPSSLAHELQGGDPTSWAMPDSYDYLTPYDEGVSPTADEYTYSTTTETYDSAEDPRLAPGRPGPRAPEDKAPLPGGGAAAESPDTPRVPVYAVDGSDGLGGCRVGYQMLNGSCRSPCDSLTNYCFNGGQCYLIEGQGALCRCNVQDYIWHKGSRCDAVVTEFQVMCLGVGASALVLLLLFMIVVCFAKKLHVLKTENNKLRKRSSKYRPSSEQHNDNFSLSTIAEGSHPNFHADGRTEGPYPVTMEVTYPHVLPEVTI from the exons GCGATACAGTTGCAGCCAACATCACCGAAGCGGCTGGGCTCGTTAATCGCAGCTCCCTGCTTaacgagggggcggggccggagcAGGTTGACGAGGTGCTGACCGGAGCGGTGACCGGAGCCGGCCTggtggcggcggaggcggcggcgggcagGGCCGGGCGCGTCATTCGTGCCGGGGAGAAAGACGAGCAGGGCAGCGGCATGTTCGGAGAGACCGCCGTGCTGCCCGccgtggaggaggtgggcgtggccgcTCCTCCCCAGCTCAGCCCCGACTCAGCGGAGACGGAGCTCTTGTTGCCTAGCAACCCCCGACGCGAGGAAGCGGCGCCGCCGACGagcgagaaggaggaggaggaggaggaggtgggaggcgaAGAGGAGCGAGAGGCGGAGTCCACCAACCCGCCGTGGCTGGTCGCCAAGGACACCTCCGTGTTCGACCTGGACCCCCGCCTCCTCACCACcacgcccccgcccccgggcgCCGTCAACCCCTCCCACCCGGACATCCTCCACGTGGACTTCTTCGACCAGGCGGCGCGCGGCCGCAGCGacctggccccgccctccccctcctccctggcccACGAGCTGCAGGGCGGGGACCCCACCTCCTGGGCCATGCCCGACAGCTACGACTACCTCACCCCCTACGACGAGGGGGTCTCGCCCACCGCCGACGAGTACACCTACAGCACCACCACCGAGACCTACGACAGCGCCGAGGACCCCAGGCTGGCCCCGGGCCGCccagggccccgggcccccgagGACAAGGCCCCCCTGCCAGGAGGGGGCGCCGCGGCCGAGAGCCCGGACACCCCGAGGGTGCCGGTGTACGCAGTGGACGGGTCTGATGGGCTGGGGGGCTGCCGCGTGGGCTACCAGATGCTGAACGGGAGCTGCCGCTCGCCCTGTGATTCGCTGACCAACTACTGCTTCAACGGAGGGCAGTGCTACCTGATAGAGGGACAGGGGGCGCTCTGCAG GTGTAACGTCCAGGACTACATCTGGCACAAGGGGTCCCGGTGCGACGCCGTTGTGACAGAGTTCCAGGTGATGTGTCTGGGGGTGGGGGCCTCTGCCCTCGTGCTCCTGCTGCTCTTCATGATCGTCGTCTGCTTCGCCAAGAAGCTCCACGTCCTCAAAACCGAGAACAATAAGCTGCGCAAACGCAG CAGTAAGTACCGGCCCTCCTCGGAGCAGCACAATGATAATTTCTCCCTGTCCACCATCGCTGAGGGCTCCCACCCAAAT TTTCATGCTGACGGGAGGACAGAAGGGCCCTACCCCGTAACCATGGAAGTGACGTACCCACACGTCCTGCCTGAAGTTACTATCTAG